The following coding sequences are from one Ammospiza caudacuta isolate bAmmCau1 chromosome 10, bAmmCau1.pri, whole genome shotgun sequence window:
- the LYSMD2 gene encoding lysM and putative peptidoglycan-binding domain-containing protein 2 — MAEALRQEPAGGPESEAELSQRLARTKARSYGSTASVAAPLAERYVEHRLSAGDTLQGIALKYGVTMEQIKRANKLFTNDCIFLRKTLNIPVISEKPLLFNGLNSLESPENETVDSSPSCDEGLVAVQEESSSSPSPPEPDNQPTAPEELSAKDFLQRLDLQIKLSKQAARKLKDDNVRDEEDEEGPYATSSYHR, encoded by the exons ATGGCCGAGGCGCTGCGCCAGGAGCCGGCGGGCGGGCCCGAGTCGGAGGCCGAGCTGTCGCAGCGGCTCGCCCGCACCAAGGCCCGCTCGTACGGCAGCACGGCGAGCGTGGCCGCGCCGCTGGCCGAGCGCTACGTGGAGCACCGGCTGAGCGCCGGGGACACGCTGCAGGGCATCGCCCTCAAGTACGGCGTCACG ATGGAACAAATAAAGAGGGCAAATAAACTTTTCACTAATGACTGTATATTTCTGAGGAAAACCCTGAATATTCCGGTTATATCAGAGAAACCATTACTGTTCAATGGACTCAATTCACTGGAATCTCCTGAGAATGAAACTGTTGACAGCTCCCCTTCTTGTGATGAAGGACTAGTGGCAGTTCAGGAAGAAAGTAGCTCTTCTCCCAGTCCTCCAGAGCCTGACAATCAGCCCACTGCACCAGAAGAATTATCTGCCAAAGATTTCCTACAGAGATTGGACTTGCAGATTAAGTTATCCAAACAAGCAGCCAGAAAACTAAAAGATGACAATGTCAG